The stretch of DNA AGCAGCTCGACGACAGGATCGCGAGGGCCAATGATCCCGGCGAGAAGGAGCGGCTGAGCGCGCTGAGGGGCAAGATCGCCGTCGCCAACGCCAAGCTTGCCTATCAGGACTACAAGCGGCTGTTCTCTGGCCCCCGCTGGGAGAAGCTCGCGGCCAAGGGCGCAAAGCCGCAGCGTTTGCTGTGGGCGTCCACCGGCACCAAGAACAAGGACTACAGCGACGTGCTGTATGTCGAGGAATTGATCGGCCCCAACACCGTCAACACCGTGCCGCCGGCAACGCTCGACGCATTCCGCGACCATGGCCAAGTCAGGGACAGCCTCGAGGAGAATGTCGAGGACGCAAGGCGCGTGCTGGAAGAGCTGGAAAAGTCCGGCATCTCGCTCGACGCCATCACGGAAGAGCTGGTCAAGGACGGCGTCAAACTTTTTGCGGATGCCGTCGACAAGCTCTATGGCGCGGTCGCTCAGAAGCGCGCGGCTTCGCTCAGTGGCGGCATCGACCGCCAGCAGCTCGCGCTCGGCGACGGCATCAGGAAGGCCGTGGCTGACAGCACCGAGGATTGGCGCGCATCGGCGACAATCCGCCGCTTGTGGCAGAAGGACAAATCGGTCTGGACCGATGACGACGAGAACAAATGGCTGGGCTGGCTGAACAGCCCTGCGGCCGCCGACGTCGCCGATTACGAGGATTTTGCCCGCCGCGTGAAGGGACAGAATTTCAGCGATGCCGTGGTGCTCGGCATGGGCGGATCGAGCCTGGGGCCGGAAGTGCTGGCGGAAACGTTCGCCAAAAAATCCGGCTTCCCGAAGCTGCATGTGCTTGATTCCACCGATCCCGCGCAGGTGCGCGCGATGGAGGATACGGTCGATCTCGCCCGCACGCTGTTCATTGTCTCCAGCAAATCGGGCGGCACCACCGAACCGAACGTGATGAAGGATTACTTCTTCGATCGTGTCTCCAAAACCATCGGCAAGGACAAGGCCGGGCACCGCTTCATCGCCGTCACCGATCCCGGCTCGTCGCTGGAGAAGGTCGCGATCAAGCAGGGCTTTGCCCGCATCTTCCATGGCGATCCCGCAATCGGCGGACGCTATTCGGTGCTGTCGCCGTTCGGGCTGGTGCCGGCTGCGGCTGGCGGCATCGACGTTCGCAGCCTGGTCACGCACGCGCTCGCGATGGTGCGCTCCTGCGGCGCCGATGTGCCGCCGCATGAAAACCCCGGCGTGCAGCTCGGGCTGGCGATGGGGCTGGCCGGTCTCGAAGGCCGCGACAAGGTGACGATTACTTCGTCGGAGAAGGTCGCCGATTTCGGCGCCTGGGCCGAACAACTGATCGCCGAATCCACCGGCAAGGACGGCAAAGGCCTGATCCCGATCGACAGCGAGCCGCTCGGCGATCCCGCGCTTTACGGCAACGACCGCTTCTTCATTGACATCCGTACCGAAGGTGAGGACGACGCCTCGCATGATGACCGGCTCAAGGCGCTCGAAGCGGCCGGACATCCCGTGGCCCGCATCGTCATGAAATCGATCGACCACATCGGCCAGGAATTTTTCCGGTTTGAGATGGCGACCGCTGTGGCGGGCGCGATCCTCGGCATCAACCCGTTCAACCAGCCCGATGTGGAAGCAGCCAAGATCAAGACCCGCGAGCTGACTGGCGCGTTCGAGAAGACCGGCGCGCTGCCTGCGGAGAAGCCGGTAGTTTCGACCGACGAGGCCGATCTCTACACCGACGCGCACAACGCCGCTGAGCTGCGCAAGGCCGGCGCCGACGGCACGCTCGGCTCCTGGATCAAGGCGCATCTTTCGCGTTCGGAGAGCGGCGACTATGTCGCCCTGCTCGCCTATATCGCGCGAGAGCCCGGCACGATCGGCTCACTGCAGAAGATGCGGCTGGCGGTGCGCGACACGCATCACGTTGCAACCTGCGCCGAATTCGGCCCGCGCTTCCTGCACTCTACCGGCCAGGCCTACAAGGGCGGCCCCGACAGCGGCGTGTTCCTGCAGATCACGGCTGACGATGCCGAGGATTTGCCGGTGCCCGGGCAGAAGGCGAGTTTCGGCACCATCAAGGCGGCGCAGGCGCGCGGCGATTTCGACGTGCTCACCGAACGTGGGCGGCGCGCGTTGCGCATCCATCTCAAGGGCGACCTCGGATCGGGATTGTCCGCACTCGATGCCGCGATCGCGGAAGCGCTCAGTTAGGAAAGTCAGAAGATGCAACTCGGCATGATCGGCCTCGGCCGGATGGGCGGCAACATCGTCCGCCGGCTGATGAACAACGGCCACACCGCCGTGGTGTACGACAAGGATGCGAAGGCGGTGGCTGGCCTCGCCGGCGAAGGTGCAACCGGAGCCGATACGCTGGAAGATTTCGTGGCCAAGCTCGAGAAGCCGCGCACCGCCTGGGTGATGCTGCCGGCAGGCAAGATCACCGAGGCGACCATCGAGGCATTGGCAAAGCTGATGCAGCCCGGCGACGTCGTCATCGATGGCGGCAACACGTTCTGGCAGGACGACGTCCGCCGCGGCGCGGCGCTGAGGGCGAAGGGCCTGCATTATCTCGACGTCGGCACCAGCGGCGGCGTCTGGGGTATCGAGCGCGGCTATTGCATGATGATCGGCGGCGACAAGGCGGTGGTGGACCGGCTCGATCCGATCTTCAAGACGCTGGCGCCAGGTGTCGGCGACATCCCGCGCACAGCCGGGCGCGAGGGCCGCGACCCGCGTATCGAGCAGGGCTACATCCATGCCGGCCCGTCCGGCGCCGGACACTTCGTCAAGATGATCCACAACGGCATCGAATACGGCCTGATGCAGGCCTATGCCGAAGGTTTTGAC from Bradyrhizobium sp. AZCC 1693 encodes:
- the gnd gene encoding phosphogluconate dehydrogenase (NAD(+)-dependent, decarboxylating), yielding MQLGMIGLGRMGGNIVRRLMNNGHTAVVYDKDAKAVAGLAGEGATGADTLEDFVAKLEKPRTAWVMLPAGKITEATIEALAKLMQPGDVVIDGGNTFWQDDVRRGAALRAKGLHYLDVGTSGGVWGIERGYCMMIGGDKAVVDRLDPIFKTLAPGVGDIPRTAGREGRDPRIEQGYIHAGPSGAGHFVKMIHNGIEYGLMQAYAEGFDILKNANIDALPPEHRFNLDIADIAEVWRRGSVIPSWLLDLTSSALAENRTLENYSGFVEDSGEGRWTVNAAIDEAVPAEVLTAALYARFRSRKDHTFAEKILSAMRAGFGGHKEPPKKTDTKA
- a CDS encoding bifunctional transaldolase/phosoglucose isomerase; amino-acid sequence: MNPVKALENHGQAIWLDFLARGFVAKGDLKALIDTDGVKGVTSNPSIFEKAIGSSDEYDGAIGHALKDGDRPVADLFEALAVEDIQNAADVLRRVYDHLNGSDGFVSLEVSPYLAMDTKGTIAEAERLWNDVKRQNLMVKVPATPEGLPAIEHLIGEGISINITLLFSQDVYREVAEAYIAGLEKYVAKGGNPAPVASVASFFVSRIDTAVDKQLDDRIARANDPGEKERLSALRGKIAVANAKLAYQDYKRLFSGPRWEKLAAKGAKPQRLLWASTGTKNKDYSDVLYVEELIGPNTVNTVPPATLDAFRDHGQVRDSLEENVEDARRVLEELEKSGISLDAITEELVKDGVKLFADAVDKLYGAVAQKRAASLSGGIDRQQLALGDGIRKAVADSTEDWRASATIRRLWQKDKSVWTDDDENKWLGWLNSPAAADVADYEDFARRVKGQNFSDAVVLGMGGSSLGPEVLAETFAKKSGFPKLHVLDSTDPAQVRAMEDTVDLARTLFIVSSKSGGTTEPNVMKDYFFDRVSKTIGKDKAGHRFIAVTDPGSSLEKVAIKQGFARIFHGDPAIGGRYSVLSPFGLVPAAAGGIDVRSLVTHALAMVRSCGADVPPHENPGVQLGLAMGLAGLEGRDKVTITSSEKVADFGAWAEQLIAESTGKDGKGLIPIDSEPLGDPALYGNDRFFIDIRTEGEDDASHDDRLKALEAAGHPVARIVMKSIDHIGQEFFRFEMATAVAGAILGINPFNQPDVEAAKIKTRELTGAFEKTGALPAEKPVVSTDEADLYTDAHNAAELRKAGADGTLGSWIKAHLSRSESGDYVALLAYIAREPGTIGSLQKMRLAVRDTHHVATCAEFGPRFLHSTGQAYKGGPDSGVFLQITADDAEDLPVPGQKASFGTIKAAQARGDFDVLTERGRRALRIHLKGDLGSGLSALDAAIAEALS